A region of Methanomicrobiales archaeon DNA encodes the following proteins:
- a CDS encoding DUF2106 family protein, with protein sequence MIVRRISEAISRLENLTAVYALVVVAVTIVGLVTLPLLEYRGDALYPKAIDRGSSLDPYDRGGTPFNATGVKAQYIENSPYAGYVTAYLTPLSLYMAQSTLHMGTTIVSHPGGIIDEILYNTRGLDTVVETSILFAAFAIASYIFRRRD encoded by the coding sequence GTGATCGTCCGCCGCATATCGGAGGCGATCTCCCGCCTGGAGAACCTGACCGCCGTCTACGCCCTCGTCGTCGTCGCGGTGACGATCGTCGGTCTCGTCACGCTCCCGCTCCTGGAGTACCGGGGGGACGCCCTCTACCCGAAGGCGATCGATCGGGGGAGCTCGCTCGATCCCTACGACCGCGGGGGCACCCCCTTCAATGCCACCGGGGTGAAGGCCCAGTACATCGAGAACTCGCCCTATGCCGGCTATGTCACCGCCTACCTGACGCCCCTCTCGCTCTACATGGCGCAGAGCACGCTTCACATGGGGACGACGATCGTCTCCCACCCCGGGGGGATCATTGACGAGATCCTCTACAACACACGGGGCCTGGACACCGTCGTGGAGACGAGCATCCTCTTCGCGGCGTTCGCCATCGCATCCTACATCTTCCGGAGGAGGGACTGA
- a CDS encoding DUF2107 family protein — translation MTAEFLLGLVILGIGVLAAVFPRPKTYVNRLINLEIPAFGLLLVMLSYDETLALLTFIAVTAIATFVLVRVIERREAP, via the coding sequence GTGACGGCGGAGTTTCTCCTGGGTCTCGTCATCCTCGGGATCGGGGTGCTCGCCGCCGTCTTCCCGCGGCCGAAGACCTACGTGAACCGGCTGATCAACCTGGAGATTCCGGCGTTCGGGCTCCTCCTCGTCATGCTCTCCTACGACGAGACCCTCGCCCTTCTCACCTTCATCGCGGTCACGGCCATCGCCACGTTCGTCCTCGTGCGTGTGATCGAGAGGAGGGAGGCGCCGTGA